A region from the Kineothrix sp. IPX-CK genome encodes:
- the ispF gene encoding 2-C-methyl-D-erythritol 2,4-cyclodiphosphate synthase: MRIGMGYDVHKLIENRPLIIGGVDIPYEKGLLGHSDADVLTHAVMDALLGAASLGDIGKLFPDTDPAYEGVSSIKLLEEVGKRLEENCFLIENIDATIIAQAPKMRPYIDTMRANIAHALGIEIEQVNVKATTEEGLGFTGTGEGISSQAICLLTSPMNYYTQDMASQDKCAGCGGCPHR, translated from the coding sequence ATGAGAATCGGAATGGGTTACGACGTTCATAAATTAATAGAAAACCGTCCCTTGATTATAGGAGGGGTTGACATCCCTTATGAAAAAGGACTCCTTGGGCATTCGGACGCAGATGTCCTTACACATGCCGTTATGGATGCCCTGCTGGGCGCCGCTTCTTTAGGCGATATAGGAAAGCTGTTTCCTGATACAGACCCGGCTTATGAAGGTGTCTCATCCATAAAGCTGTTGGAAGAAGTAGGAAAGCGGCTGGAAGAAAACTGCTTTTTAATAGAGAACATCGATGCGACCATCATCGCACAGGCTCCGAAGATGCGTCCCTATATCGACACCATGAGGGCGAATATCGCGCATGCGCTCGGTATTGAGATTGAGCAGGTTAATGTGAAGGCTACGACAGAAGAAGGCTTAGGCTTTACAGGAACCGGAGAAGGAATTTCTTCACAAGCGATCTGCCTGCTCACAAGCCCGATGAACTATTACACACAGGATATGGCCTCCCAGGATAAGTGTGCAGGATGCGGCGGCTGCCCTCACCGGTAA
- a CDS encoding Mini-ribonuclease 3 yields the protein MEESLIVKLKREFNCKEVDIKEYSPLALAYIGDSIYDVIVRTVVVERGNRSANNLHKMAVKYVNAATQAAMGDALQEELTEEELAVYRRGRNAKSYTKAKNATLNDYRKATGVEALLGYLYLQDNMDRIIELVKLGLHKISIEL from the coding sequence ATGGAAGAGAGTTTAATTGTAAAACTAAAAAGGGAATTTAACTGTAAAGAGGTGGATATTAAAGAATATTCGCCTCTTGCGCTTGCTTATATCGGAGATAGTATTTATGATGTCATTGTAAGGACGGTTGTGGTAGAGCGAGGTAATCGTTCAGCCAACAATCTGCACAAGATGGCGGTAAAATACGTGAATGCTGCTACGCAGGCGGCTATGGGGGATGCCTTGCAGGAGGAGCTGACGGAGGAAGAGCTGGCGGTATACAGACGGGGCAGAAATGCTAAGTCGTATACGAAGGCGAAGAACGCCACACTGAACGATTATCGAAAGGCGACGGGAGTGGAGGCTTTGCTCGGCTACCTCTATCTTCAGGATAATATGGACCGGATAATTGAACTGGTAAAGTTGGGTTTACATAAGATAAGCATAGAGTTGTAA
- the hflX gene encoding GTPase HflX, translated as MEDEIFKPEPQEWEKALLVGLDTGEDENFDRSMAELGELAKACYMAVAGVVTQKMEAVNKAHYIGTGKVQEVKEYAKALEVDIVIFDDSLTPSQLRNLQKELEKPVLDRTTLILDIFSKRAKTREAKLQVETARLQYLLSRLVGMHEALTRQGGASGSMSSKGAGEKKLELDRRKIEKRLVELRRELEEVSKEREVQSKRRLSARIPKVSLVGYTNAGKSTLMNAMIEQYLQDEEKKVLEKDMLFATLDTTVRNINTGNNKEFLLSDTVGFIHKLPHGLVKAFRSTLEEVKNADLLLYVIDYSDKDYKHQIRVTEETLQEIGAVNIPVIYIYNKADLCGMDSLPKRVGDNKIYMSAKSGQGLLELTEMILQVVYADYVPAEFLIPYDKGQLVSYFMENAQVFEQEYLETGIRLSVSCHAADVRKYGQYVKMY; from the coding sequence ATGGAAGACGAAATATTTAAACCGGAGCCTCAGGAATGGGAAAAGGCTCTGTTAGTAGGATTAGATACTGGTGAAGATGAGAACTTCGACCGTTCCATGGCAGAGCTTGGAGAGCTCGCAAAGGCTTGTTATATGGCCGTGGCGGGTGTAGTGACGCAGAAGATGGAAGCAGTGAATAAGGCTCATTATATTGGAACCGGTAAGGTGCAGGAGGTCAAGGAATATGCGAAAGCCTTGGAGGTGGATATCGTTATTTTCGATGATTCGTTAACACCCTCCCAGCTTCGTAACCTTCAAAAGGAACTGGAGAAGCCGGTGCTGGACAGAACAACTCTGATTCTGGACATTTTTTCCAAAAGGGCGAAGACGAGAGAGGCTAAACTGCAGGTGGAGACGGCAAGGCTGCAATATCTTTTGTCCCGCTTGGTAGGAATGCATGAGGCTTTAACGAGGCAGGGCGGCGCCAGCGGTAGTATGAGCAGCAAGGGCGCCGGCGAGAAGAAGCTGGAACTGGACAGACGAAAAATTGAGAAGCGTCTCGTGGAGCTCAGAAGGGAACTGGAAGAGGTTTCCAAAGAAAGAGAAGTCCAGAGCAAGCGCAGACTGTCGGCGAGAATTCCCAAGGTTTCTCTGGTAGGATATACCAACGCCGGAAAGTCTACCCTGATGAATGCTATGATAGAGCAATATTTACAGGACGAGGAGAAGAAGGTCCTGGAAAAAGATATGCTGTTTGCCACGCTGGATACCACTGTCAGAAATATCAATACGGGAAATAATAAGGAATTTCTTCTGTCCGATACGGTAGGCTTTATCCACAAGCTGCCTCACGGACTGGTAAAGGCCTTCCGTTCTACCTTGGAGGAGGTCAAGAACGCAGATTTGCTTTTATACGTCATCGATTATTCGGATAAAGATTACAAACACCAGATAAGGGTGACGGAAGAGACCTTGCAGGAGATAGGCGCTGTGAATATTCCCGTCATTTATATTTATAATAAGGCCGATTTATGCGGTATGGATTCCTTGCCCAAACGGGTAGGAGATAATAAAATCTACATGTCGGCAAAGAGCGGGCAAGGACTTTTAGAACTGACCGAGATGATTTTGCAGGTTGTTTATGCGGACTATGTGCCGGCTGAATTTTTGATCCCTTATGATAAGGGGCAGCTTGTATCATATTTCATGGAAAACGCTCAGGTATTCGAGCAGGAATATCTGGAAACTGGCATTCGCCTAAGCGTCAGCTGCCATGCTGCCGATGTCCGCAAATATGGGCAATACGTAAAAATGTATTGA
- a CDS encoding GNAT family N-acetyltransferase has translation MIKELKGKECLALRALWERVFSEDSRKFTDYYFEEKAERNRAFVRYPDMDESEEPAAMDLKSETPAAMLYLSPYAMEMRIGDTFTSLEINYIVGVATEEKYRHRGYMRELLKASMDYMYEKKQPFSFLMPASPKIYEPFQFVYIYNKKKYKVKVLDRQETIKDASSDNSLRPWEISVLQRREIPQLLDYANSHLKENYDVFMRRDEAYYDTLIKELEVQNGVIYLLREPESKAASHSQELQTKDRGRKITGYFLYTQEGQETDIQEALFDDDDFCKKSSFLVEVEDRPIIMARIINVKSMLSLLRKKTYDACREEDDSEDVMLTIRINDPMLEENNGIWECSVGHGEANVHKRQDAGVEVSCSTTIDRLASWIFGYRPPEDCFELPQGEQKDIELCKLKAVRLFSRVFINEIV, from the coding sequence ATGATAAAAGAATTAAAGGGAAAAGAATGCCTTGCGCTCAGAGCTTTGTGGGAGCGGGTATTTTCCGAAGATTCCCGTAAATTTACAGACTATTATTTTGAAGAAAAGGCAGAGCGAAACCGGGCCTTTGTACGATACCCCGATATGGACGAGTCAGAAGAGCCGGCAGCAATGGATTTAAAAAGTGAAACTCCGGCTGCAATGCTTTACTTGTCGCCTTATGCCATGGAAATGCGGATAGGAGATACCTTCACTTCATTGGAAATAAATTATATCGTTGGGGTGGCTACGGAGGAGAAATACCGCCATAGAGGGTATATGAGAGAACTGCTGAAGGCTTCCATGGATTATATGTATGAGAAGAAACAGCCCTTTTCTTTTTTGATGCCTGCCAGTCCGAAAATTTATGAGCCTTTCCAGTTCGTCTATATTTATAATAAAAAGAAATATAAAGTGAAGGTATTAGATCGTCAGGAAACGATAAAAGACGCATCTTCCGACAATTCGCTAAGACCTTGGGAAATATCAGTTTTGCAGAGGCGCGAGATTCCTCAATTATTGGATTATGCAAACTCGCATTTGAAGGAAAACTACGACGTATTCATGCGAAGAGACGAGGCTTATTACGATACGCTGATTAAGGAGCTGGAAGTGCAAAATGGAGTCATATATCTGCTGCGAGAACCGGAAAGCAAAGCAGCATCCCACTCGCAGGAACTGCAGACCAAAGACAGAGGCAGGAAAATAACCGGGTATTTTCTATATACGCAGGAAGGGCAGGAAACGGATATTCAAGAGGCACTGTTCGATGATGATGATTTCTGTAAAAAGAGCAGTTTCCTGGTGGAAGTGGAAGACAGACCGATCATTATGGCAAGAATCATAAATGTGAAATCAATGCTGTCTTTGCTAAGAAAAAAAACGTACGATGCTTGTCGAGAAGAGGATGACAGCGAAGATGTTATGTTAACTATTCGGATTAATGACCCGATGCTGGAAGAAAACAACGGCATATGGGAATGTTCTGTGGGACACGGAGAAGCCAATGTACACAAACGCCAGGATGCCGGAGTGGAAGTCTCCTGTTCTACAACGATAGATCGGCTGGCCTCATGGATATTCGGCTATCGTCCGCCGGAGGATTGCTTTGAATTGCCGCAGGGTGAGCAAAAGGATATAGAATTATGTAAACTAAAGGCTGTAAGATTATTTTCCCGTGTATTTATTAATGAGATTGTATAG
- the rlmB gene encoding 23S rRNA (guanosine(2251)-2'-O)-methyltransferase RlmB — protein sequence MRYEEFTIEGRNAVIEAFRCGKPIDKIFILDGCQDGPIMTIKREAKKQNAIVKFVTRDRLDQMSETGKHQGVIAYAAAYEYAEVEDILRAAEKKGEHPFIFLLDNIEDPHNLGAIIRTANLAGAHGVIIPKNRAAGLTATVARTSAGALNYTPVAKVTNLTKTIEDLKKLGLWFVCADMEGTSMYKLDLKGPIGLVIGNEGEGVGRLVREKCDFIASIPMRGDIDSLNASVAAGVLAYEIVRQRMI from the coding sequence ATGAGATACGAGGAATTTACCATCGAAGGAAGAAATGCGGTCATAGAGGCATTCCGTTGCGGAAAACCGATAGATAAAATATTTATACTGGACGGATGTCAGGACGGGCCTATTATGACGATAAAAAGAGAGGCAAAAAAGCAGAATGCTATCGTCAAGTTCGTAACGAGAGACAGGCTGGATCAGATGTCGGAGACCGGGAAACACCAAGGGGTAATCGCTTATGCCGCCGCATACGAATATGCGGAGGTGGAGGATATACTGAGGGCGGCAGAGAAAAAGGGAGAGCATCCTTTTATTTTCCTGCTGGATAATATCGAGGATCCTCACAATCTGGGTGCAATTATCAGGACGGCGAATCTGGCAGGGGCTCATGGCGTTATTATCCCGAAGAACCGGGCAGCCGGGCTAACGGCTACGGTAGCGCGCACTTCGGCGGGAGCGTTGAACTATACGCCGGTGGCGAAGGTTACCAACCTGACCAAGACGATCGAAGATTTGAAGAAGCTCGGATTGTGGTTTGTCTGTGCCGACATGGAGGGAACCTCTATGTATAAGCTGGATTTGAAGGGCCCCATTGGCCTTGTGATAGGAAATGAAGGAGAGGGCGTAGGCAGACTGGTAAGAGAAAAGTGCGATTTCATAGCGTCCATTCCCATGAGGGGTGACATCGATTCCTTGAATGCATCGGTGGCGGCAGGAGTTCTCGCTTATGAAATAGTCAGACAGCGTATGATTTAA
- the cysE gene encoding serine O-acetyltransferase, with translation MGFLKRVREEIAVIRERDPAIHSSMEVFLYPSFKVMLHYRLAHKLYLKKHYFLARWVSQRGVRKTGIEIHPGAQIGKGFFIDHGHGVIIGETTIIGDNVTLYQGVTLGGTGKECGKRHPTVGNNVMISAGAKVLGSFKIGDNSKIGAGSVVLEEVPAGSTVVGVPGRVVKRNNQALPQEEMDQINLPDPVKEDIAGLQRENSELANRILELEASMRELRRQMRTEQEKT, from the coding sequence ATGGGGTTTCTAAAAAGAGTGCGGGAAGAAATTGCCGTAATCAGAGAACGTGACCCGGCAATTCATAGTTCAATGGAGGTTTTTTTATATCCCAGCTTCAAGGTAATGCTCCATTACAGGCTGGCGCACAAATTGTATCTAAAAAAACATTATTTTCTTGCCAGATGGGTATCCCAGCGAGGTGTTCGCAAGACGGGAATCGAGATCCATCCGGGAGCACAGATTGGAAAAGGCTTTTTCATTGACCACGGACACGGAGTTATCATCGGAGAGACGACGATTATCGGCGATAATGTGACGCTGTATCAGGGAGTTACGCTGGGAGGCACCGGAAAAGAATGCGGGAAGAGACATCCCACCGTAGGAAATAATGTAATGATAAGCGCCGGAGCCAAGGTGTTAGGCTCCTTTAAAATTGGAGATAATTCTAAAATAGGTGCGGGCAGCGTTGTTTTGGAGGAGGTTCCGGCAGGCTCTACGGTAGTAGGCGTTCCGGGACGGGTGGTGAAAAGAAATAATCAGGCACTGCCGCAGGAAGAGATGGACCAGATCAATCTTCCGGATCCGGTAAAAGAGGATATAGCCGGATTGCAGCGTGAGAACAGCGAGCTGGCAAACCGCATATTAGAGCTGGAGGCTTCTATGAGAGAGCTGAGACGGCAGATGCGTACAGAGCAGGAAAAAACATAA
- a CDS encoding SGNH/GDSL hydrolase family protein: MAILAVILAALLIHKGYTLYKERIHQEELDVRNQEVQSEINDMQTQIKELSEDGEALQKFLDEKINNAAGQGQPVQEPPVQEAMSDSVVTDGQQTEEVAEQGQSVTENGQSADESYGEDSAIIIDIPEKARSQDIDASTGVSVNDAALPETQEVNPTETTSGNGIATDDGQETISGNAPAEAPQETVSGNGITTEDGQETISGNAVVDGQVISFQHEETETTLEEKRNIRASYLETMMVNGEDKAVISNGTIDFSGMKIACLGDSLTAGDNMKDIEDYQKYAYPSVLKSILNAEEVYNLGIGGSSYGRYWDEAFVDRYEEIPEDSDVILVMGGTNDGFSASIDEIGNINERKPRTFYGDVDELMRGLKGNYPDAKIIFATPLPNILHDYLMSQRDYLLPQSLFVNAVKELAAEYGIDVIDLYNSNILDTHDSQIISSYMPDGVHGNPAGYQILAEHFASEVIHIMENDALLGTVSGNSPEGETVSGNGTESAVSGNEVSGNTVNTEIQENEEALTGEEPLSAEELRQIEENNKKAADSAVIVTTPPAQSETSTPQGSAPVSGGEDSTNKKQETKNSYEYGGEAIIIN, encoded by the coding sequence ATGGCTATATTAGCTGTAATCCTTGCTGCATTGTTGATTCACAAGGGCTATACTTTGTATAAAGAAAGAATACATCAGGAAGAGCTGGATGTGAGGAATCAGGAAGTGCAGTCGGAAATAAACGATATGCAGACGCAGATTAAGGAACTGTCCGAGGACGGTGAAGCATTACAGAAATTTTTGGATGAAAAAATAAATAACGCGGCCGGACAAGGCCAACCGGTTCAGGAACCGCCTGTGCAGGAAGCGATGTCGGATTCTGTAGTAACGGATGGACAGCAGACGGAAGAAGTAGCGGAGCAGGGACAGTCAGTAACGGAAAATGGACAGTCTGCGGATGAATCGTACGGCGAGGACTCTGCAATTATAATAGATATACCTGAAAAGGCCAGATCGCAGGATATTGATGCATCAACCGGCGTTTCAGTTAATGATGCAGCTTTGCCGGAAACGCAAGAGGTCAATCCGACGGAAACCACATCGGGAAATGGAATAGCCACAGACGACGGGCAGGAAACCATATCGGGAAATGCGCCGGCAGAGGCACCTCAGGAAACTGTATCGGGAAATGGAATAACAACAGAAGACGGGCAAGAGACCATATCAGGAAATGCAGTGGTGGATGGTCAGGTGATCTCATTCCAGCATGAAGAAACGGAGACCACTTTAGAGGAAAAAAGAAATATTCGTGCCTCCTATCTGGAAACCATGATGGTAAATGGAGAGGATAAGGCGGTGATTTCCAATGGAACGATTGATTTCTCAGGTATGAAGATCGCTTGTCTCGGAGACAGCCTTACGGCAGGCGACAATATGAAGGATATTGAAGATTATCAGAAGTATGCTTATCCTTCTGTGTTGAAAAGCATATTAAATGCGGAAGAGGTTTATAATTTAGGAATCGGTGGTTCCTCCTACGGACGTTACTGGGACGAGGCTTTTGTTGACCGCTATGAAGAGATTCCGGAGGATTCGGATGTTATTCTCGTTATGGGAGGCACTAACGACGGATTTTCAGCTTCAATTGACGAGATAGGAAACATAAATGAACGGAAGCCACGGACGTTTTACGGCGATGTGGATGAACTGATGAGAGGATTAAAGGGGAATTATCCTGACGCGAAGATTATATTCGCTACTCCTTTGCCTAATATTTTACATGATTACTTGATGAGTCAGAGAGACTATCTCCTTCCGCAGAGCTTGTTTGTGAATGCGGTCAAGGAGCTGGCGGCGGAATATGGCATCGATGTGATTGATCTATATAATTCCAATATTCTCGATACTCATGATTCTCAGATTATTTCCTCCTATATGCCGGACGGAGTACATGGTAATCCGGCGGGTTATCAGATTCTTGCGGAACATTTTGCAAGCGAGGTTATTCATATTATGGAAAACGATGCTTTGCTTGGTACTGTCAGTGGGAATTCCCCTGAGGGTGAGACAGTCAGCGGCAACGGAACCGAATCGGCAGTGAGCGGCAATGAAGTGTCCGGAAATACCGTGAATACAGAGATTCAGGAGAATGAAGAAGCGCTTACCGGGGAAGAACCCTTAAGTGCGGAAGAATTACGGCAGATAGAAGAAAATAATAAAAAGGCAGCTGACAGCGCCGTAATCGTCACTACGCCACCGGCACAAAGCGAGACATCCACCCCCCAAGGGTCTGCCCCTGTATCGGGTGGTGAAGACAGTACAAATAAGAAACAGGAAACGAAGAATAGTTATGAATACGGCGGTGAAGCGATTATTATTAATTAA
- the sigH gene encoding RNA polymerase sporulation sigma factor SigH, whose product MMDSYEQNGDEELILRLRDGEENITDYIMDKYKNLVKSKAKSMYILGADSEDLIQEGMIGLFKAIRDYDSGRDASFFTFADLCISRQMYTAVQASVRQKHAPLNTYISLYSSVKSKDEPGSEEAELLNVLASKAELSPEEMVIDKENVENLEKTIERELSIFEKQVLDLYITGMSYVQIAKVLGKDEKSTDNALQRIKAKLRKAIL is encoded by the coding sequence ATGATGGATTCCTATGAACAAAATGGCGATGAAGAATTGATTTTACGTCTGAGAGACGGTGAAGAGAATATTACCGATTATATCATGGATAAATACAAAAATCTGGTAAAGAGTAAGGCGAAATCCATGTATATTCTGGGTGCCGACAGCGAAGACCTGATTCAGGAAGGAATGATAGGGCTTTTCAAGGCGATACGGGATTATGACAGCGGAAGAGATGCCAGCTTTTTTACCTTCGCGGATTTATGTATATCCAGACAGATGTACACGGCAGTACAAGCATCGGTAAGGCAGAAGCACGCGCCCTTAAACACCTATATTTCGCTGTACAGCAGTGTCAAATCGAAAGATGAACCGGGAAGTGAAGAGGCAGAGCTTTTAAATGTCCTTGCCTCCAAGGCAGAGCTTAGCCCGGAGGAAATGGTGATTGATAAGGAAAATGTGGAAAACCTGGAAAAAACCATAGAAAGAGAGCTCAGCATTTTTGAAAAACAAGTGCTGGATCTTTATATTACAGGAATGAGCTACGTGCAGATAGCGAAGGTGCTCGGAAAAGATGAAAAGTCTACGGACAATGCGCTCCAAAGAATTAAAGCTAAGCTTCGAAAGGCAATTCTCTAG
- the cysS gene encoding cysteine--tRNA ligase, translated as MKIYNTLSKKKEEFVPIEPGKVKMYVCGPTVYNLIHIGNARPMIVFDTVRRYMEHKGYEVNFVSNFTDVDDKIIKKALDEGVEAAVISERYIAECKKDMAAMNVRPATTHPLATNEIDGMLEMIASLIEKGFAYKAADGTVYFKTRKFKEYGKLSHKNLDDLQGGNRSLRVSGEDQKEDPLDFVLWKPKKSNEPYWVSPWCNGRPGWHIECSVMSKKYLGDEIDIHAGGEDLVFPHHENEIAQSEAANGKTFARYWMHNAFLNIDNRKMSKSAGNFFSVRDIAEKYDLQVLRFFMLSAHYRSPLNFSADLMNAAKSGYERIVTSVSNLSYLLENASAEPMSAEEKELQKVAEDFVWKFDEAMDDDFNTADAISVIFELVKFINTNVSASNTAEFIKALKEEIVKLSDICGLIVEKNEELPSADIEKLIEERQTARKEKNFARADEIRVELLNKGILLEDTREGVKWKRV; from the coding sequence ATGAAAATTTATAATACGTTATCCAAGAAAAAAGAAGAATTCGTGCCGATAGAGCCTGGAAAAGTAAAGATGTATGTCTGCGGACCTACCGTCTACAACTTGATTCATATCGGTAACGCAAGGCCGATGATCGTGTTCGATACTGTTAGACGTTATATGGAACATAAAGGTTACGAGGTGAATTTCGTTTCCAATTTCACCGATGTGGATGACAAAATTATTAAAAAGGCGTTAGATGAGGGTGTGGAAGCTGCGGTAATTTCCGAAAGGTATATTGCGGAATGTAAGAAGGATATGGCAGCGATGAACGTAAGGCCGGCCACCACACATCCTCTTGCGACCAACGAAATCGATGGTATGCTGGAAATGATAGCAAGTCTGATCGAAAAGGGCTTTGCATATAAGGCCGCGGATGGTACCGTGTATTTTAAAACTCGTAAATTCAAGGAATACGGAAAGCTTTCTCATAAGAATCTGGACGATTTGCAGGGCGGGAATCGGTCTCTGCGCGTGTCGGGAGAGGATCAGAAAGAGGATCCCCTGGATTTCGTTCTCTGGAAGCCGAAGAAAAGTAACGAGCCGTACTGGGTGTCGCCTTGGTGCAATGGACGTCCTGGCTGGCATATAGAATGTTCGGTGATGAGTAAGAAATACCTGGGAGATGAAATCGACATCCACGCAGGCGGCGAGGATCTTGTTTTTCCTCATCATGAAAATGAAATCGCGCAGTCCGAGGCTGCGAACGGCAAAACCTTTGCCAGATATTGGATGCACAATGCCTTTCTCAATATTGATAATAGAAAGATGTCCAAATCCGCGGGTAATTTCTTTTCGGTAAGAGACATCGCTGAGAAATATGACTTGCAGGTGCTGAGATTCTTCATGTTGTCCGCGCATTACAGAAGTCCGTTGAATTTCAGTGCGGATTTGATGAATGCGGCGAAGAGCGGATATGAGAGAATCGTGACCAGCGTAAGCAACCTAAGCTATCTGCTGGAAAATGCGTCTGCGGAACCTATGAGCGCGGAGGAGAAGGAATTGCAAAAAGTGGCTGAGGATTTCGTATGGAAGTTCGATGAGGCCATGGACGATGACTTCAATACGGCGGATGCGATTTCCGTAATTTTCGAGCTGGTAAAATTCATCAATACCAACGTAAGCGCATCGAATACGGCGGAATTTATAAAGGCGCTTAAGGAGGAAATTGTAAAGCTGTCCGATATCTGCGGCCTTATCGTAGAGAAGAATGAAGAGCTTCCAAGTGCTGATATTGAAAAGCTTATCGAGGAGAGGCAGACGGCACGAAAAGAGAAGAACTTTGCGAGGGCGGATGAAATCCGCGTCGAATTGCTGAATAAGGGTATTCTTCTGGAAGATACCCGCGAAGGTGTTAAATGGAAGAGAGTTTAA
- a CDS encoding ABC transporter substrate-binding protein, which produces MKKLFVLASCLMLFASLTGCSKQTENYDISGLNNNQDNPKDSVVIVMGVTSEPEAGFDPAYGWGAGEHVHEPLIQSTLTVTTNDLQIAYDLAEDISVSGDGLLWTVKIREDVFFTDGEKLTAEDVAFTYNTVKEESSVNDFTMLDRAEATDDYTVEFCMSRPYSIWPYTMATVGIVPAHAYGPDYGSNPIGSGRYMLKQWDRGQQVILEANPDYYGAEILMKKVTIVFMEEEAAFAAVKAGQVDLAYTAASYSDQTVDGYELLRFESVDNRGFNLPAIPSDGGIGNDVTSDIAVRKAINIGIDRQKMIDNVLNGYGTPAYSVCDKMPWFNAGTAVEYDLGQAVSILEAAGWIAGEDGIRSKDGLKAQINLLYPASDSVRQALAAEAANQMKALGIAVTIEGVGWDVAYDRAQGEPMTWGWGAHTPMEFYNIYHTMSETGLAEYSPYSNETADSYMDQALACENMEESYELWQKAQWDGSTGTAEDVPWVWLVNIDHLYWAKENLQVAKQKIHPHGHGWSIVNNVDRWSFEQ; this is translated from the coding sequence ATGAAAAAACTATTTGTGTTAGCATCATGTCTGATGTTGTTCGCTTCTTTGACAGGCTGTAGTAAGCAGACGGAGAATTACGATATATCCGGATTAAATAATAATCAGGATAATCCCAAGGATTCGGTCGTTATAGTCATGGGCGTCACTTCGGAGCCGGAAGCCGGATTCGATCCTGCATATGGATGGGGGGCGGGTGAGCATGTGCATGAACCATTGATTCAAAGCACATTGACCGTTACCACTAACGATCTGCAGATTGCTTATGATTTGGCGGAGGATATTTCCGTAAGCGGTGACGGACTGCTGTGGACTGTGAAAATCAGGGAGGACGTTTTTTTTACAGATGGGGAAAAGTTGACGGCCGAGGACGTGGCATTTACATATAATACCGTTAAAGAGGAGAGTTCCGTTAATGATTTTACGATGCTTGACAGAGCCGAGGCCACAGACGATTACACGGTAGAGTTTTGCATGTCCAGGCCCTATTCCATATGGCCCTATACAATGGCTACAGTGGGTATCGTTCCCGCACATGCATATGGACCGGATTATGGCAGTAATCCTATAGGTTCCGGACGGTATATGCTGAAGCAGTGGGACAGGGGGCAGCAAGTCATCCTGGAAGCTAATCCGGATTATTACGGCGCTGAAATTCTTATGAAAAAGGTAACGATAGTATTTATGGAGGAGGAAGCTGCTTTTGCGGCGGTCAAAGCCGGACAGGTGGATTTGGCCTATACCGCGGCTTCTTATTCAGACCAGACGGTAGACGGTTATGAATTGCTTCGCTTTGAAAGTGTGGATAACCGTGGCTTTAATTTACCGGCGATTCCGTCAGACGGAGGGATAGGAAATGATGTTACAAGCGATATTGCTGTTAGAAAGGCTATTAACATAGGTATCGACCGCCAAAAGATGATCGATAATGTGCTGAACGGATATGGGACGCCCGCGTATAGCGTATGTGATAAAATGCCGTGGTTCAATGCCGGCACAGCGGTGGAATATGATTTGGGCCAAGCGGTCTCAATATTGGAGGCGGCCGGTTGGATTGCGGGAGAGGACGGCATCCGTTCCAAGGACGGCCTTAAGGCCCAGATAAATCTCCTTTATCCGGCAAGTGATTCGGTCAGGCAGGCTTTGGCCGCAGAGGCGGCAAATCAGATGAAAGCACTGGGGATTGCCGTGACAATTGAGGGCGTAGGATGGGATGTGGCTTATGACAGAGCTCAAGGCGAGCCTATGACATGGGGCTGGGGCGCTCATACGCCTATGGAGTTTTATAATATTTATCATACCATGTCTGAGACGGGCCTGGCCGAGTATTCTCCTTATTCCAACGAGACGGCAGACTCCTATATGGATCAGGCGCTGGCTTGTGAGAATATGGAGGAGTCGTACGAACTATGGCAGAAAGCGCAGTGGGACGGAAGTACAGGTACTGCGGAGGATGTACCGTGGGTGTGGCTGGTAAATATAGACCATCTTTATTGGGCGAAGGAAAATCTTCAGGTCGCGAAACAGAAGATTCATCCCCATGGGCACGGCTGGTCGATTGTAAATAATGTAGACCGGTGGAGCTTTGAACAATAA